The stretch of DNA AAAACCCAGCTGGAGATTAACGGGAGGAACAACCTGATCCAGCAGAAGGCTGcggcagccatgttggctcAACAGATGCAGTTCATGCTGCCTGGAACACAGCTACAGCCCATAGTGAGCAAGGCACATCAAAACTACAACCTTTTAATGAATGCAAATactaaaaaatctaaatcactTTGGACGGTTATGATTTTGAATTGCCAGTGATTAAGACTTATTCAAGTctttaaaaggaaatgtaaaactttatttagtgattatattttatatttcattttaatgttaatttgcTTCATAGAGTAATTGCTTAGCTCATTAGCTCATAAATTGTGctcattaatatatatataaaaatgaagaaaacatagTACATGTTATGTTGCCACCAAATCCTCTCTAGTTTTCACTAGTTCAAGTGCTGCTGCTCTATCTGCTgtaacttgttttgtttctctcgtCTCGTCTATTCTTTCACTCTCCCTCAGACGACATTCTCAATGACGCCCTCCCTGGCAACGAGTCCCAGTATGGCGTTCAGTCCATATTTGAGCCACATGGGCCCAGGCATGGGCCTGATGCCTGAACTGCTGCCCAGTGCTCCCCTTCTGGTCCCAGGGAGTCCCACCGGCTTGGCAGCCATGGGCAACGGCACCTCTGCACAAAAACATGTGCGCACAGACAAGCTGGAGGTATGCAGCCTGTGAGCAGTCGTTATGTTTCTCTGTTTGGTGTGACGAAACGTAAATGTTGACCAGTGCTCCCACTGGCCCTGCCAGGTTTGTCGGGAATTTCAGCGCGGTAACTGTACACGGGGTGAGAGCGACTGCCGCTACGCTCACCCCCTGGAGGCCGGCATGGTGGACTGCAGCGAGAACTCGGTCATCGTTTGCATGGACTACATCAAGGGCCGCTGCAGCCGAGACAAGTGCAAGTATTTCCATCCGCCTGCTCACCTGCAAGCAAGGATCAAGGCTGCACAGCACCAAGCCAGTCAGAACGCAATCGCCAACACAGGATTGGTAAGTCCTTATCAACGCTGTGACATACTGAGaactttctttttactttaaagTAAACGTTAGTCAAAGGTTTAATCTTCTTTTTTGATATGTAGAATcctacaacataaaaaacacaggaGTACACAAATACCTTCTCAAAAGTTACAAATCAACATAATATCTGCTAAACACTGCAGTGAAACGATTAAAGACTTTCCTCTCCTGCACTCGGATGCTGTGTGCTATGCTATGTCTCAGCCATCTTGAAATTTGATAATCTATTCTCTGGattatgttattatgttattCATGACTGTCTGCTACTGTGCATGTGTCTGAGCCGGTGTCAGTGGAGCAAGCTACAAGGATTTTAGTTTGCAttgtgagcagcagcaacaaaatcAGGTCAATTTGATGCAGAGAATGAAAGTATTggacaaaatacaaatacaaagtagtaaaataaaaggagatagaaacaaaatgtgtccaAGGTTTATACATTTTGGCATTCAGCTATATAActtgttgacattttgtcacTGTGGCTGCTAACGCTGTTTGCCATTAAAATGCAGAACTCCCTGATACTATTCTGTATAGTCACTTCGGCTGTCAACAAATATTCTAGATTCAATTACATAGttgaattgtttaaaaaaagaaacagacattaGATTAGGAAAACACACAATTGCGAGATCTGGCTTGGGCCGCTTCAGTGAATGCATTCCACGACTGACTCACTTTTAAAAGTTTGATGTTAATGAAAATGCAACGTGAGACAATCTCATTTTGCAAATAATTTGGATTTTCATCAGTAGATGGTAAATTTGTGAAGCCTCATAAATTGTACACAATCTCTGGAAGTGAGAATTAGCCCGCCATTTCAGCGCTCGCAACCTGAATGCACATCTCGAAACTATTCCCCCAGATGACTGAGCATGGTCAGATCTGGAACTTCACCCAAACAGCCGTGTCTCACATCATATTGTCCACCATTGATAGGTATTTTAAAAGGcgggtttgtttttaaataaataaacctatACAAATAGTTgcgtctgtctttctgttggtTTGATTTAATGAGCAAAAATAgatatttaaattattcaaactTAATTTTGGGCAATTTTGACAGCCCTAATAGTCaccatctgttcatctgttcatgtaTTTAATCTGAGATAAATCAAGTTgtataattaaaaatgtgttcgTGCATCTGCCTGAAATCACATCTTACTATTTCGTACCgtgtttaagtttttttcccacattcatgttatatatatatgttactAATAGGTGTCAAAAGACTTATCATGTCTTCCACTGCAGTCTGATGTTTCAGCATTGGGCCCATTAGAGAATGAAACCATAGTAATCCCATTTTCCTCTTGGCCTGACCTCTGGGCCGTCCCAAGTCAAATCACCTAATGTTAGATGCTGCAGTGTCCTCTTGTGGTGGGGAATAGAAATAATCTGTGTCGACTGGACGTTGAGTCTAAAGAGCATCCAGAGATAAGACTGTATATTTACTCTGAGGTAACACtagatcatttttatttcaggaaaGTGTTAATACAGTGCAAGGGCAAGTTTTGTAACCCGCAGGAGCCAGTGCTGAAAAGAAAtgtcctcttttcctccctctgatTCCCCCCTGGCCAGGCTCTGCCACCTGGGGTCATGCAGCCGCTACCGAAGAGGCAGATCTTAGAGAAAAGTAACGGAGCTGCTTCCGCCGTCTTCAACCACAACATGTTCCACTACCAGCAAGCCCTGGCTAACATGCAGCTCCAACCAGCCTTTATCCCCACTGGTGAGTCGCTACAAACATCAGCAACACTGAGACTCAGTCCATCTAGTGTCAGCGTATCTAAGAGCCAAACTATTTGTCTTTGACTCTTGGAACTTGATTTAAAAGTTCAATGGACCAATAAAACTTAAGGGCTTTTATGTGAAATGACTGGGGTATATTGTGGATGCAGGGAATTACAGCTGAAGTAGTAACAGTATGTATGTTTTGTCTGTGCAACGTTTCTCTACCTTCCAACATTCTCACCTTTACCTCTTATAACACATCTTGCTTCTCTTCCTGGTACTGACTGTTGTGCTGCATATCGATTTACTCTGGCTTTACATGTGATGAGAGTTGTTgagactttttcattttttatcatgtGCTTGTGTATTAAACTAGATGTTTGATTGTTACTTAACATCAGAAGAGATGATATTATTTGATGATATTAGTGGTGAAGCCATCAATCTTTTAACTGATTAGTCAACTGCCAAAAAATGCCTATTTGTTTAACCCGTTTATCACGTAAAAAAGTCAGAATATTTGCTTTTCTAGCctctaaaatgttaaaatattttgtatatactATAAGCTGTGAACTGAATATCCGTATGTTGAAGTATTGTTCAGAAGTTATCAGTAATTTGATGGTGTCCAAATTTACGATGCGCATTTcttcactattttctgacctttcaaaGTTTAAAcaattgattcattcatttaaaggACGATGGAAATAATAAGTTACAGCCCAAGATGAAACTTTTATACACTTCAATGTGTGTACTATAccagtaaaatataaaatatacatttataaaaatacaaCTTAAAGATACATGGAATTGTGTTTCATCATTGGTTTCTTGGTGAAAGTCCTTAAGGCTGCCAGACATGAATTATTGATATTCCTCAAACCTCAAATCTCAGCATCAGTTTAAAGCAGTTGGCTTTTGTGCTCTTATCTTTTATCGTATCTTATTCTGTATGTGTATCACACTTGTGCAGTAGCTGTGGAAGCGTCCATGTCGCTTGTGTTGCCTGCAGTGACCTTAACCCGTTGACTTGCCTTTTACCTGCTGCCACCAATTCCACCTTTGTATTTACCACAACTCTCCGTCCTTGTTTTCCTCTCGCTGTTCTTCTCGTCTGCTCCCATTCATCTCTTGTTTTCAGCACATACTTGTGTTTGCATTCATAATGTGACAGGCTCTGTTCTTTGCATGATGCCTTGGTATGTTAGATGTATTACAGCTGTAAATTAGTAACAGTACTGCATGTGTTAAGGAACAGAGGCCTTTAATGAAGGATTCACGGATTCTTTGCTGAAAAGCATGTAATAGCCAATAACTGCGAATCATGTACGTTTTGCAGTACTGTCAACAAGTTATATAGCTATATTAGAattttaactctttttttctgcaattaaGACAACAATTTGTTAATTACCTCACACTGAGGTTACATTCACATTGTCAGTCCCTTAAACACAAG from Scophthalmus maximus strain ysfricsl-2021 chromosome 9, ASM2237912v1, whole genome shotgun sequence encodes:
- the mbnl3 gene encoding muscleblind-like protein 3 isoform X2 — encoded protein: MAVSMTMGRDTKWLTLEVCREFQRGTCSRSDAECKFAHPSRSCHVENGRVIACFDSLKGRCTRENCKYLHPPPHLKTQLEINGRNNLIQQKAAAAMLAQQMQFMLPGTQLQPITTFSMTPSLATSPSMAFSPYLSHMGPGMGLMPELLPSAPLLVPGSPTGLAAMGNGTSAQKHVRTDKLEVCREFQRGNCTRGESDCRYAHPLEAGMVDCSENSVIVCMDYIKGRCSRDKCKYFHPPAHLQARIKAAQHQASQNAIANTGLALPPGVMQPLPKRQILEKSNGAASAVFNHNMFHYQQALANMQLQPAFIPTGFMKTTAPLAAEGCWERREWSSCRQNPNRFLSVPGLSGEGTPFAMMHGATTSSVSSASTPVTNVPFAESAASNQSPQSF
- the mbnl3 gene encoding muscleblind-like protein 3 isoform X5; its protein translation is MISVDITSALQTVDLRAVSLLDDIMGRCTRENCKYLHPPPHLKTQLEINGRNNLIQQKAAAAMLAQQMQFMLPGTQLQPITTFSMTPSLATSPSMAFSPYLSHMGPGMGLMPELLPSAPLLVPGSPTGLAAMGNGTSAQKHVRTDKLEVCREFQRGNCTRGESDCRYAHPLEAGMVDCSENSVIVCMDYIKGRCSRDKCKYFHPPAHLQARIKAAQHQASQNAIANTGLALPPGVMQPLPKRQILEKSNGAASAVFNHNMFHYQQALANMQLQPAFIPTGFMKTTAPLAAEGCWERREWSSCRQNPNRFLSVPGLSGEGTPFAMMHGATTSSVSSASTPVTNVPFAESAASNQQSPQSF
- the mbnl3 gene encoding muscleblind-like protein 3 isoform X1, with protein sequence MAVSMTMGRDTKWLTLEVCREFQRGTCSRSDAECKFAHPSRSCHVENGRVIACFDSLKGRCTRENCKYLHPPPHLKTQLEINGRNNLIQQKAAAAMLAQQMQFMLPGTQLQPITTFSMTPSLATSPSMAFSPYLSHMGPGMGLMPELLPSAPLLVPGSPTGLAAMGNGTSAQKHVRTDKLEVCREFQRGNCTRGESDCRYAHPLEAGMVDCSENSVIVCMDYIKGRCSRDKCKYFHPPAHLQARIKAAQHQASQNAIANTGLALPPGVMQPLPKRQILEKSNGAASAVFNHNMFHYQQALANMQLQPAFIPTGFMKTTAPLAAEGCWERREWSSCRQNPNRFLSVPGLSGEGTPFAMMHGATTSSVSSASTPVTNVPFAESAASNQQSPQSF
- the mbnl3 gene encoding muscleblind-like protein 3 isoform X4, producing MAVSMTMGRDTKWLTLEVCREFQRGTCSRSDAECKFAHPSRSCHVENGRVIACFDSLKGRCTRENCKYLHPPPHLKTQLEINGRNNLIQQKAAAAMLAQQMQFMLPGTQLQPITTFSMTPSLATSPSMAFSPYLSHMGPGMGLMPELLPSAPLLVPGSPTGLAAMGNGTSAQKHVRTDKLEVCREFQRGNCTRGESDCRYAHPLEAGMVDCSENSVIVCMDYIKGRCSRDKCKYFHPPAHLQARIKAAQHQASQNAIANTGLALPPGVMQPLPKRQILEKSNGAASAVFNHNMFHYQQALANMQLQPAFIPTGFMKTTAPLAAEGCWERREWSSCRQNPNRFLSVPGLSVAMMHGATTSSVSSASTPVTNVPFAESAASNQSPQSF
- the mbnl3 gene encoding muscleblind-like protein 3 isoform X6 yields the protein MAVSMTMGRDTKWLTLEVCREFQRGTCSRSDAECKFAHPSRSCHVENGRVIACFDSLKGRCTRENCKYLHPPPHLKTQLEINGRNNLIQQKAAAAMLAQQMQFMLPGTQLQPITTFSMTPSLATSPSMAFSPYLSHMGPGMGLMPELLPSAPLLVPGSPTGLAAMGNGTSAQKHVRTDKLEVCREFQRGNCTRGESDCRYAHPLEAGMVDCSENSVIVCMDYIKGRCSRDKCKYFHPPAHLQARIKAAQHQASQNAIANTGLALPPGVMQPLPKRQILEKSNGAASAVFNHNMFHYQQALANMQLQPAFIPTVAMMHGATTSSVSSASTPVTNVPFAESAASNQQSPQSF
- the mbnl3 gene encoding muscleblind-like protein 3 isoform X3; its protein translation is MAVSMTMGRDTKWLTLEVCREFQRGTCSRSDAECKFAHPSRSCHVENGRVIACFDSLKGRCTRENCKYLHPPPHLKTQLEINGRNNLIQQKAAAAMLAQQMQFMLPGTQLQPITTFSMTPSLATSPSMAFSPYLSHMGPGMGLMPELLPSAPLLVPGSPTGLAAMGNGTSAQKHVRTDKLEVCREFQRGNCTRGESDCRYAHPLEAGMVDCSENSVIVCMDYIKGRCSRDKCKYFHPPAHLQARIKAAQHQASQNAIANTGLALPPGVMQPLPKRQILEKSNGAASAVFNHNMFHYQQALANMQLQPAFIPTGFMKTTAPLAAEGCWERREWSSCRQNPNRFLSVPGLSVAMMHGATTSSVSSASTPVTNVPFAESAASNQQSPQSF
- the mbnl3 gene encoding muscleblind-like protein 3 isoform X7 encodes the protein MAVSMTMGRDTKWLTLEVCREFQRGTCSRSDAECKFAHPSRSCHVENGRVIACFDSLKGRCTRENCKYLHPPPHLKTQLEINGRNNLIQQKAAAAMLAQQMQFMLPGTQLQPITTFSMTPSLATSPSMAFSPYLSHMGPGMGLMPELLPSAPLLVPGSPTGLAAMGNGTSAQKHVRTDKLEVCREFQRGNCTRGESDCRYAHPLEAGMVDCSENSVIVCMDYIKGRCSRDKCKYFHPPAHLQARIKAAQHQASQNAIANTGLALPPGVMQPLPKRQILEKSNGAASAVFNHNMFHYQQALANMQLQPAFIPTVAMMHGATTSSVSSASTPVTNVPFAESAASNQSPQSF